The proteins below are encoded in one region of Acidimicrobiia bacterium:
- a CDS encoding Xaa-Pro peptidase family protein, which produces MHARYALGPFAVDWEERYDFPGLRAKRLAAVRDALAQAQVDGLVMWKNENVRYLTSLRAQIIAGKSTSLNGVFVTGSVDPVLLASGGEVDKAGFGMPWLSAIHAVPIMEQPELVDAFVAGTLRGLVSDAGLASGKIGVDQANISFIRALERHLPDVEIVDGDAVMQAARLVKLDEELAIIEESCAIGDSVTQRALDETKAGRREQDIAGDAMQTLYQLGGEMAHVITPFVATGEHMSPPHRICSDKIVRNGDLCFIDIGAMWNGYFADIGRTTIVGRPTKTQQKIYTAVYEGLMAGVATMRPGKTNADVSDAIVAKIADHGLDDRLFSLFIGHGIGMGANEPPYIGETLPGAGVFELVPNMVFAVEPLVWVPDVPGGGGVRIEDMVMVTEGDARILSRVEYEDKLLI; this is translated from the coding sequence ATGCACGCCCGCTACGCCCTCGGACCGTTCGCCGTCGACTGGGAGGAGCGCTACGACTTCCCGGGCTTGCGTGCGAAGAGGCTGGCGGCGGTTCGCGACGCCCTGGCGCAGGCGCAGGTCGACGGCCTCGTGATGTGGAAGAACGAGAACGTCCGCTACCTGACGTCGCTGCGCGCCCAGATCATCGCAGGAAAGAGCACCTCACTGAACGGGGTGTTCGTCACCGGCTCCGTCGATCCTGTGCTGCTGGCATCAGGGGGCGAGGTCGACAAGGCGGGCTTCGGCATGCCGTGGCTCTCGGCGATCCACGCCGTCCCGATCATGGAACAGCCCGAGCTCGTGGACGCTTTCGTGGCTGGAACGCTGCGCGGGCTCGTGTCCGACGCCGGGCTCGCCTCGGGCAAGATCGGGGTGGACCAGGCGAACATCTCGTTCATCAGGGCGCTCGAGCGACACCTCCCGGACGTCGAGATCGTCGACGGTGATGCCGTCATGCAGGCCGCCCGTCTGGTGAAGCTCGACGAAGAGTTGGCCATCATCGAGGAGAGCTGCGCCATCGGCGATTCGGTGACGCAACGGGCTCTCGACGAGACGAAGGCGGGGAGGCGCGAGCAGGACATCGCCGGCGACGCCATGCAGACCCTCTACCAGCTGGGGGGCGAGATGGCGCACGTCATCACGCCGTTCGTGGCGACCGGTGAGCACATGTCGCCTCCGCACCGTATCTGCTCCGACAAGATCGTTCGCAACGGCGACCTGTGCTTCATCGACATCGGGGCGATGTGGAACGGCTACTTCGCCGACATCGGCCGGACGACCATCGTCGGAAGGCCGACCAAGACCCAGCAGAAGATCTACACGGCGGTGTACGAGGGCCTCATGGCCGGGGTGGCAACGATGCGGCCCGGAAAGACGAACGCCGACGTCTCCGACGCCATCGTCGCCAAGATCGCCGACCACGGCCTCGACGACAGGCTGTTCAGCCTGTTCATCGGGCACGGAATCGGCATGGGAGCCAACGAGCCGCCCTACATCGGCGAGACGTTGCCGGGTGCCGGAGTCTTCGAGCTCGTGCCGAACATGGTCTTCGCCGTCGAGCCACTCGTCTGGGTGCCGGACGTGCCGGGAGGTGGAGGTGTCCGCATCGAGGACATGGTCATGGTCACGGAGGGAGACGCCCGGATCCTCTCGAGGGTCGAGTACGAGGACAAGCTGCTCATCTGA
- a CDS encoding ABC transporter ATP-binding protein yields the protein MATLEVKDLIKIFPGPSAGAPPVRALNGISFDVSGNVFVSIVGPSGCGKSTLLNIISGVDSATAGEIRLTEDGKRARLGYVFQDPRLLPWRTVMDNMLYVRDDDSETEAARYLDMVGLGHTVEMFPGQLSGGMQQRVGIARAFSVEPDLLLMDEPFSHLDAITARSLRDHLQEIWARTRKTVVFVTHDVMEAVQLSDRIIVLAAGGVIFEDIPIELPHPRRSSDPAVATLQAEILGRFEVMEAEMAKRRSG from the coding sequence ATGGCGACCCTCGAGGTGAAGGACCTCATCAAGATCTTCCCCGGCCCGTCCGCCGGGGCGCCGCCCGTTCGGGCCCTCAACGGCATCAGCTTCGACGTCTCCGGCAACGTCTTCGTCTCGATCGTCGGCCCGTCCGGGTGCGGCAAGAGCACGCTGCTCAACATCATCTCGGGGGTGGACAGCGCGACGGCCGGGGAGATCAGGCTCACCGAGGACGGCAAGCGGGCCCGCCTCGGCTACGTCTTCCAGGACCCCCGGCTCCTGCCATGGCGGACGGTCATGGACAACATGCTGTACGTCCGGGACGACGACTCCGAGACGGAAGCGGCCAGGTACCTCGACATGGTGGGCCTGGGCCACACGGTCGAGATGTTCCCGGGCCAGCTCTCCGGGGGCATGCAGCAGCGAGTCGGCATCGCCAGGGCGTTCTCGGTGGAACCCGACCTGCTGCTCATGGACGAGCCGTTCAGCCACCTCGATGCCATCACGGCTCGCTCGCTGCGTGACCACCTCCAAGAGATCTGGGCGAGGACCCGTAAGACGGTGGTGTTCGTGACCCACGACGTCATGGAGGCCGTCCAACTGTCGGACAGGATCATCGTGCTGGCGGCGGGAGGCGTGATATTCGAGGACATCCCGATCGAGCTCCCGCACCCGCGCCGGTCCTCAGACCCCGCCGTCGCCACGCTCCAGGCGGAGATCCTCGGCCGGTTCGAGGTGATGGAGGCCGAGATGGCGAAGCGGCGGAGCGGCTGA
- a CDS encoding ABC transporter permease subunit, with translation MAARWTSAIAFLLGWQLVTLVSTRVPSPVRVLEFLWLEVSGGSHGGVVRGEFIEHFLGTLGRYTIGLVIGFTAGLLIGVLIGSSSLARALASDSILVLLALPAIVWAFLTTMWFGIDVKAPIVTVALSAFPFVVVNVAQGVRSITPDLRRMTAAFGVERWKQFRYLTLGAISGYVFAGLRFAVIIGWNGVLLWEWFAGQNGVGFRTRYWYDANRYQGFVGWVVAFIVFIVLLDRFVFARLERRAFRWRDRATDVEIIEETTMGL, from the coding sequence ATGGCGGCCCGCTGGACGTCAGCGATCGCCTTCCTGCTCGGGTGGCAGCTCGTCACGCTGGTCTCCACGAGGGTGCCCTCTCCCGTGCGGGTCCTCGAATTCCTGTGGCTCGAGGTCTCGGGGGGGAGCCACGGCGGCGTCGTGCGCGGCGAGTTCATCGAGCACTTCCTCGGCACGCTGGGTCGCTACACGATCGGGCTGGTCATCGGCTTCACGGCCGGGCTGCTCATCGGGGTCCTCATCGGTTCGTCGAGCCTGGCGCGCGCCCTCGCCAGCGACTCGATCCTGGTCCTGCTCGCCCTTCCTGCGATCGTGTGGGCCTTCCTCACGACGATGTGGTTCGGCATCGACGTCAAGGCGCCGATCGTCACGGTCGCCCTCTCCGCCTTCCCGTTCGTCGTCGTCAACGTCGCCCAAGGTGTGCGCAGCATCACGCCGGATCTGAGGAGGATGACCGCTGCGTTCGGCGTCGAGCGGTGGAAACAGTTCCGATACCTGACACTCGGCGCCATCAGCGGCTACGTGTTCGCCGGGTTGAGGTTCGCGGTCATCATCGGCTGGAACGGGGTCCTGCTCTGGGAGTGGTTCGCCGGGCAGAACGGCGTCGGGTTCCGGACTCGCTACTGGTACGACGCCAACCGCTACCAGGGGTTCGTCGGTTGGGTCGTGGCGTTCATCGTCTTCATCGTCCTGCTCGACCGGTTCGTCTTCGCCCGCCTGGAGCGGAGGGCGTTCCGCTGGCGCGACCGGGCAACGGATGTGGAGATCATCGAAGAGACGACCATGGGGCTCTGA
- a CDS encoding DMT family transporter produces the protein MIPPAPEAVPANLGEAQRPPWLLPLLAVMILALGFNWPLISLGVDAIDPVWLGALRVLVAAVLSLFFGVATGRLGRPHRGDSSIILGVAVFRIALTIAIVFTAVQFVPAGRSSVLVWTASLWTVPMAAIFVGERMTPLRWLGLAIGIAGIVSIVEPWRLDWTDGGVVVGHAMLLFVALFTAGVTVQLRGHQWATTPLDVLPHQLGLAAALLVGCALAVHGFPHIDWTWGLGLNVLYQGAAASMFATWAQSTVLRHYPAISTQLAMMAVPVVGLFSSVAILDEALTLAAVVGVACIVAGVALGLWDGE, from the coding sequence GTGATCCCCCCCGCTCCTGAGGCGGTCCCGGCGAACCTCGGCGAAGCACAGCGCCCGCCGTGGCTGCTGCCGCTCCTGGCGGTGATGATCCTGGCGCTCGGCTTCAACTGGCCGCTCATCTCGCTCGGTGTCGATGCGATCGACCCGGTGTGGCTCGGAGCGCTGCGAGTGCTCGTGGCGGCGGTGCTCTCGCTCTTCTTCGGTGTGGCGACGGGCCGTCTGGGCCGTCCCCACAGGGGCGACTCGTCGATAATCCTCGGGGTTGCCGTTTTCCGGATCGCCCTGACGATCGCCATCGTCTTCACCGCCGTCCAGTTCGTCCCTGCCGGGCGCTCGTCGGTGCTCGTCTGGACCGCCAGCCTGTGGACGGTGCCGATGGCGGCGATCTTCGTGGGGGAGAGGATGACTCCCCTTCGCTGGCTGGGCCTGGCAATCGGCATCGCCGGGATCGTCTCGATCGTCGAACCATGGCGCCTCGACTGGACGGACGGCGGTGTCGTCGTCGGGCACGCCATGCTCCTGTTCGTCGCCCTGTTCACTGCAGGCGTGACGGTGCAGCTGCGGGGCCACCAGTGGGCGACGACCCCTCTCGACGTCCTGCCGCACCAACTCGGGCTGGCGGCGGCGCTGCTCGTCGGGTGCGCCTTGGCGGTGCACGGCTTCCCGCACATCGACTGGACGTGGGGGCTCGGCCTCAACGTCTTGTACCAGGGCGCCGCGGCGTCGATGTTCGCGACGTGGGCGCAGTCGACGGTCCTGCGGCACTACCCGGCGATCTCGACGCAGCTCGCCATGATGGCGGTGCCCGTCGTCGGGCTCTTCTCATCGGTGGCGATCCTCGACGAGGCGCTCACGTTGGCAGCCGTGGTGGGCGTCGCATGCATCGTCGCCGGCGTCGCGCTCGGGCTGTGGGACGGCGAGTGA
- a CDS encoding M13 family metallopeptidase — translation MPIEPKRDDPVFDVADMDLTTSPGDDFYRYANGGWMAANPVPSDHSRWAAFDEVRKANEDMLHELLQAAAAGDEPSIDGRVAAYYRAGMDTEQIERHGLAPLAEHLAAIDAIEDVAGLRSVAARLAEVGVSLPIDAGVLPDFDDSTTHLLYLDQGGLGLPERDYYFREDEQSSLLRKQYVQHVAAMLELGGHPDPGDSAAAILDLETALAEPSYTNTQQRNMDLVLNRFAATDLEALMPRFGLPAFLDSVGVTGIEAVNVGNPGFFGEVDEILTSASVETLRAYATWHLLSAAASSLPKRFEDESFDFYGRILGGQQEQKERWKRVLRAATAEIGELVGKVYVAHAFGPEAKERAQQMVANIIEAMAGAIRSLEWMGDETKVAALAKLDGFSAKLGYPDVWRDYTALSFSGGPWVTLRLDAKSFEFRRRLGQLHEPVDPNEWSMAPHEVNAYYHPLRNEIVFPAGILQPPFFDATADDPINYGGIGAVIGHEITHGFDDMGSRFDASGNFANWWSEEDRAEFERRADVLVDQYDGYRVVGDLPVNGRLTLGENIADLGGLTIAFEALRVAIGDMVGPLIGRLTPAQRFFLSFARVWRSNETDEYLRLNVQTDPHSPPMFRCNGALGNLDEFARAFDLDDDDPMMRAPNVRAKVW, via the coding sequence ATGCCGATCGAGCCGAAACGCGACGACCCAGTGTTCGACGTCGCAGACATGGATCTCACGACGAGCCCGGGCGACGACTTCTACCGGTACGCCAACGGCGGATGGATGGCCGCCAACCCCGTCCCATCGGACCACTCTCGGTGGGCGGCGTTCGACGAGGTCCGCAAGGCGAACGAGGACATGCTCCACGAGTTGCTGCAAGCGGCCGCCGCCGGCGACGAGCCGTCCATCGATGGGCGCGTTGCGGCCTACTACCGGGCCGGGATGGACACTGAGCAGATCGAGCGCCACGGGCTGGCGCCGCTCGCCGAGCACTTGGCCGCCATCGATGCCATCGAGGACGTCGCCGGTCTGCGCTCGGTCGCCGCCCGGCTGGCCGAGGTCGGCGTGAGTCTGCCCATCGACGCCGGCGTGCTGCCGGACTTCGACGACAGCACCACCCACCTCCTCTACCTCGACCAGGGCGGCCTCGGCCTTCCGGAGCGGGACTACTACTTCAGGGAGGACGAGCAGTCCTCCCTGCTGCGCAAGCAATACGTCCAGCACGTCGCGGCCATGCTCGAGCTCGGCGGGCACCCCGACCCGGGAGACTCCGCCGCGGCGATCCTCGACCTCGAGACGGCGCTCGCCGAGCCTTCGTACACGAACACCCAGCAACGCAACATGGATCTCGTCCTCAACCGGTTCGCAGCCACCGATCTCGAAGCGCTCATGCCGCGCTTTGGGCTCCCGGCGTTCCTCGACAGCGTCGGAGTCACCGGGATCGAGGCGGTCAACGTCGGCAACCCGGGGTTCTTCGGAGAGGTCGACGAGATCCTCACGAGCGCATCCGTCGAGACCCTGAGGGCCTACGCCACCTGGCACCTGCTCTCGGCAGCGGCGTCCTCGCTTCCGAAACGCTTCGAGGACGAGTCGTTCGACTTCTACGGACGCATCCTCGGCGGCCAGCAGGAGCAAAAGGAGAGGTGGAAGAGGGTCCTGCGGGCCGCCACGGCCGAGATCGGCGAGCTGGTGGGCAAGGTGTACGTGGCACACGCCTTCGGTCCCGAAGCCAAGGAGAGAGCTCAGCAGATGGTCGCCAACATCATCGAGGCCATGGCGGGTGCCATCCGCTCCCTCGAGTGGATGGGGGACGAGACCAAGGTGGCGGCACTCGCCAAGCTCGACGGATTCTCGGCGAAGCTCGGGTATCCCGACGTGTGGCGGGACTACACGGCCCTCTCCTTCTCCGGGGGGCCGTGGGTGACGCTTCGCCTCGACGCCAAGAGCTTCGAGTTCCGGAGGCGGCTCGGTCAACTCCACGAGCCGGTCGACCCGAACGAGTGGTCGATGGCCCCCCACGAGGTCAACGCCTACTACCACCCCCTGCGCAACGAGATCGTCTTCCCGGCAGGCATCCTCCAGCCACCCTTCTTCGACGCCACGGCAGACGATCCGATCAACTACGGCGGCATCGGGGCGGTGATCGGCCACGAGATCACCCACGGCTTCGACGACATGGGGAGCCGATTCGACGCCTCAGGCAACTTCGCCAACTGGTGGAGCGAGGAGGACAGGGCCGAGTTCGAGCGGCGAGCCGACGTGCTCGTCGACCAATACGACGGGTACCGCGTCGTCGGCGACCTGCCGGTCAACGGCCGCCTCACGCTGGGAGAGAACATCGCAGACCTCGGAGGCCTCACGATCGCCTTCGAAGCCCTGCGTGTGGCGATCGGCGACATGGTCGGCCCTCTCATCGGCCGGCTCACGCCCGCACAGCGGTTCTTCCTGTCGTTCGCCAGGGTGTGGCGCTCGAACGAGACGGACGAGTACCTACGACTCAACGTCCAAACCGATCCCCACTCACCGCCGATGTTCCGATGCAACGGGGCGCTCGGGAACCTCGACGAGTTCGCCCGAGCCTTCGATCTGGACGACGACGACCCCATGATGCGGGCACCGAACGTGCGCGCCAAGGTCTGGTGA
- a CDS encoding ABC transporter permease: MARTVVEETLEERVLGIAAGARRRRYLAVVVGWAGFLVLWYLVSEFLLNSVRLPQPQRVAREAWNIIRGVDGAFFPEFWASIVRVFAGFIAAALIGTPLGFLMGRSEYWRNFFQAPVVVAGSVPGITYAVMSLVIFGISFFGPVLAVGLISMPYVALNVSQGVAGVDRQLVAMSVAYGRSERQIFRNVLLPSVLPFIFAGVRLSFSLAWKVGQLTEVFGASRGIGFQIRRNFQLFRMAELLAWVFLFIAFMLVLERQVLVRIERRLFRWRQWDTP, encoded by the coding sequence GTGGCGCGAACCGTCGTAGAGGAGACCCTCGAAGAGAGGGTGCTCGGTATCGCCGCCGGCGCGCGCCGGCGGCGATACCTCGCCGTGGTGGTCGGCTGGGCCGGCTTCCTCGTCCTGTGGTACCTCGTCTCCGAGTTCCTCCTCAACTCGGTGCGGCTGCCGCAGCCTCAGAGGGTGGCTCGGGAGGCGTGGAACATCATCCGGGGCGTGGACGGCGCCTTCTTCCCCGAGTTCTGGGCGAGCATCGTTCGGGTGTTCGCCGGGTTCATCGCCGCCGCTTTGATCGGCACGCCGCTCGGCTTCCTCATGGGGCGCAGCGAGTACTGGCGGAACTTCTTCCAGGCACCGGTCGTCGTGGCAGGCTCGGTCCCGGGCATCACCTACGCCGTGATGTCGCTCGTCATCTTCGGCATCTCGTTCTTCGGGCCCGTGCTGGCCGTCGGCCTCATCTCGATGCCGTACGTGGCGCTCAACGTGTCACAGGGGGTGGCGGGCGTCGACCGGCAGCTCGTGGCGATGAGCGTCGCCTACGGGCGCTCGGAGCGGCAGATCTTCCGAAACGTCCTGCTCCCTTCGGTGCTGCCGTTCATCTTCGCCGGTGTCCGACTGTCGTTCTCCCTGGCGTGGAAGGTCGGTCAACTCACTGAGGTGTTCGGGGCATCTCGCGGGATCGGATTCCAGATAAGGCGCAACTTCCAGCTGTTCCGGATGGCGGAGTTGCTGGCGTGGGTGTTCCTGTTCATCGCGTTCATGCTCGTGCTCGAGCGGCAGGTGCTGGTGCGGATCGAGCGCCGACTCTTCCGATGGCGTCAGTGGGACACACCGTGA
- a CDS encoding GntR family transcriptional regulator, whose product MAARLRSDILRGAYEPGTRLLQNEIAERFETSTTPVREALRQLVAEGLLDGDPHRGVQVHPATMDELEQLYEIRMALEPLVAAATVRNADPQDLAKARAMTEAMKAEPDPARWVALNGEFHRLLAEAARRPRLARILENLRNLSALYVATSIHEAPQRVQAGNAEHDQLLDAIERGDIATAEQVTRDHLEHTLELGKLFLRGR is encoded by the coding sequence GTGGCGGCGCGCCTGCGCTCGGACATCCTTCGGGGCGCATACGAGCCGGGGACCCGGCTCCTACAGAACGAGATCGCCGAACGCTTCGAGACCTCGACGACTCCGGTGAGAGAAGCGCTCCGCCAACTGGTCGCCGAGGGCCTGCTCGACGGGGACCCGCACCGGGGCGTCCAAGTCCACCCGGCGACCATGGACGAACTGGAGCAGCTCTACGAGATCCGCATGGCACTCGAGCCGCTGGTCGCCGCGGCGACCGTCAGGAACGCTGATCCGCAGGACCTGGCGAAGGCACGGGCGATGACGGAGGCAATGAAGGCCGAGCCGGACCCGGCGCGCTGGGTCGCCCTCAACGGCGAGTTCCACCGCCTCCTCGCTGAGGCGGCGCGGCGGCCCAGGCTCGCCCGGATCCTCGAGAACCTCCGGAACCTCTCGGCGCTCTACGTCGCGACCTCGATCCACGAGGCGCCGCAACGAGTCCAGGCAGGCAACGCCGAGCACGATCAACTGCTCGACGCCATCGAGAGGGGCGACATCGCCACCGCCGAGCAGGTGACCCGCGACCACCTCGAGCATACCCTCGAGCTCGGAAAGCTGTTCCTACGAGGCCGGTGA
- a CDS encoding ABC transporter substrate-binding protein, with amino-acid sequence MTRRWMSLLAIFAAFALFAAACGGDSSDGGDDGSDGEPSTGPANIIRFTFAPDPVWDFINDSGLKEAMEEESGVRILSQVTWDEFGIYAGGFADIVSVGSFEVPGLEKEANQDSVIFGKYNIDRSVIAVPSSDTTSQTLEDLVGQRIAVWDSVSSTLIWGVIAKQLHDLDFRTGGGDFELVQVDITNTGPVTASGDTEGGIVLPDFAVPQLMNGELRVLYDGRTSAEIYVNDIANTPDHEGPMINIFLARGDWYDEHLTEVGFFLELWQAGIDEWQANKAEIISSYPQHFAVSNDEELAFMQDWLQQHDWFVETVYIDDAWIEVESNLFDTMRESEFLGEDEEDPRFETPAP; translated from the coding sequence ATGACACGACGATGGATGTCCTTGCTGGCCATTTTCGCGGCGTTCGCGTTGTTCGCGGCGGCGTGTGGTGGTGACAGCTCGGATGGCGGGGACGACGGCTCGGACGGCGAGCCGTCTACTGGCCCGGCCAACATCATTCGCTTCACGTTCGCACCGGATCCGGTGTGGGACTTCATCAACGACAGCGGACTCAAGGAGGCGATGGAGGAAGAGTCCGGCGTGAGGATCCTCTCCCAGGTGACCTGGGACGAGTTCGGAATCTATGCCGGCGGCTTCGCCGACATCGTCTCCGTCGGCTCGTTCGAGGTGCCCGGCCTCGAGAAGGAAGCCAACCAGGACTCGGTGATCTTCGGCAAGTACAACATCGACCGGTCCGTCATCGCCGTCCCGTCTTCCGACACCACGAGCCAGACGCTCGAGGACCTCGTCGGCCAGCGGATCGCAGTGTGGGACTCGGTGTCGTCGACCCTCATCTGGGGCGTGATCGCCAAGCAGCTCCATGATCTCGACTTCCGGACGGGAGGAGGCGACTTCGAGCTCGTCCAGGTGGACATCACGAACACCGGACCCGTGACGGCGTCGGGCGACACCGAAGGCGGGATCGTGCTTCCCGACTTCGCGGTGCCGCAGCTCATGAACGGCGAGCTGCGGGTGCTGTACGACGGCCGCACGTCGGCCGAGATCTACGTGAACGACATCGCCAACACGCCCGACCACGAGGGACCGATGATCAACATCTTCCTCGCCAGGGGCGACTGGTACGACGAACACTTGACCGAGGTGGGGTTCTTCCTCGAGCTGTGGCAGGCAGGCATCGACGAGTGGCAGGCGAACAAGGCCGAGATCATCTCGTCGTACCCCCAGCACTTCGCGGTTTCGAACGACGAAGAGCTGGCATTCATGCAGGACTGGCTGCAGCAGCACGACTGGTTCGTCGAGACGGTTTACATCGACGACGCCTGGATCGAGGTCGAGAGCAATCTGTTCGACACGATGCGCGAGTCCGAGTTCCTCGGTGAGGACGAGGAGGATCCACGGTTCGAGACGCCTGCTCCGTGA
- a CDS encoding redoxin domain-containing protein, with amino-acid sequence MSQLGALAPEIRAAGADIAAIAVTATFSQMAFAKTLPLDFPLLSDWDGEVCGAYGVRYEIWKGHRGLAKRSLFVVDEDRVVRYVWSEENALELPDFGPVVEAVSSLQKGDSRSSSS; translated from the coding sequence CTGTCCCAGTTGGGGGCACTCGCACCTGAGATCCGCGCCGCCGGGGCAGACATCGCTGCCATCGCCGTGACCGCGACGTTCTCACAGATGGCGTTCGCCAAGACGCTCCCGCTCGATTTCCCGCTGCTCTCCGACTGGGACGGCGAGGTGTGTGGCGCATACGGCGTGCGATACGAGATCTGGAAGGGCCACCGCGGCCTGGCGAAGCGATCTCTGTTCGTCGTGGACGAGGACCGGGTGGTTCGCTACGTCTGGTCGGAGGAGAACGCGCTCGAATTGCCCGACTTCGGGCCCGTCGTCGAGGCAGTCTCGTCGTTGCAGAAGGGCGACTCCCGGTCGTCGTCCTCGTGA